ACGTTGCAGCTGACCGAAAAACTTTTTCCACATAAAAGTTTCCTCCCAAATATTAAATTGTAAATATCAAGAATAGATTCAACAGCACAAAAAAAGGCATGAGCAAAAAAGTCGGTATCCTTTCCAACTTTATCACTCATGCCTAATCGAATTAGTTACACGTGCATATTCTCTTCATTTTGCTGCGTGAAATGATAAATATGTAGCGTTAAATAAATCAGTTCTGCTTCATATACATCCACGTCCAGATGCTGCTGCATCATTTTAATGATTTTAACAGCTATATTATAGCATAGCGGATAATGCGCTTTCAACATGTTTCCGAATTCATCTTTTACTTGAATAACTTCACCCTTTTGAAGCCGTCTGATTAAAAATTGAATATGTCGAATAAAGCGTTGATACTGAATCGATGCTGTATCTATTCGGCATTTCAAATCATGTTCCATAATTAAAACACTTTTATTAATAATTTCATTGGTCAGTCGTACTTCATGCAATGATAAGTCATCTTTACTGCTGGCAATATGCAAAGCAATAAAACCAATTTCATCTTCTGGGAAGTCAATATCCAAGAGACGATTCAAGTGTTCAATCACTCTCTCTGCAATTGCATAAGATTCAGAGTATAACTGTTTGGTTTCGATTAAGAATGGATTCTTAATAAATTGCTGCTGTTGAATACGTTTATAAGCAAAGATAATGTGATCAGTCAAAGCAACCATCAAATCCTCATCTGCCACAGAATGATCTGCATGAGTAATGATATCCATTGCTTCAATAATCGTTTGGAGCACCTTATCATCAGCGATTTCTACTAAAGCCTTGTAATGATCTTGTTCTTTCTTTTGTTCTAATTTATAAACTTTATCTATCATTGCTGAATCTGAAAGTTTCATTCCGCGCTTTTTATTGAACCCAATACCTCTGCCGATCAGAACAACTTCATGATGATCTTCGTCTGTGCAGATAATGACGTTATTATTCAGTGTTTTCTCTATGACGTAGTTGCTCATGCTAACCACCTTTTCTTAATTCCTACTCTGTCTATGAGTATATATCTTGTATGCCTTTAAGCAGATATAGTTAATATTAGTGTCCATTTTACCACATATTATTCTTAGTATGAGAGAGCAATTCATACAATTCTGTATAAAAAGAGAGCAGAACAGAAATAACATTTTAAAATTATTTCGTCGTTCTGCCCCGGCCAAGCTAACTAGAGGGAGCGAGACAGAAATAAAATTGTTTCAAATTATTTCGTCGTCTCGCCCCGACAAAGCTAACTAGAATAGAAAAAAGCTTGGAACAAGCGCATTTTCTATTCAGATAGCTACTGTCAGCTTGGAACAAGCGCATTTTCTATTCAGATAGCTACTGTCAGTTCAAAGAACAAAGAGTAGGACATTATTATGTCCCACCCTCGAATAGTTAATCATTATTTACGTGTTAATTGTTTAGCAGGATCTCCCCAACATTCAATACCGAATAAATTTATTTCTAAGTTTTCCGGTTTAAAGATTGGTTTCTTACCTTCTTTACGTTGTTTAAAGTAATCTTTCATGACAGCAAGTGCAATATTAGATAATCCAATGATAGCAATCAAGTTGACAATTGCCATCAATCCCATAAACACGTCTGCTGTACTCCACACAGTTTCTGTTTTGATAACTGCACCGAAGAATACAAGCACAACGACTAAACATCTGAAAATAAATAAAACTGTCTTATTGTAAGACAAGAATTCAATATTAGATTGGCCGTAATAATAGTTACCGATAACAGATGAGAACGCAAATAATGTAATCGCTACTGTTAAGAAGATACCGCCGGCACTGCCTAAGTGTTCATTCAATGCAGATTGTGTTACAGCCACGCCTTGTGGTGCATTGTCTCCAAATTTCAAACCGCCGTATAATAAGATTACAATCGCTGTTGATGTACACACTAAGATAGTATCGAAGAATACTCCTAATGATTGCAATAAACCTTGTTTTACTGGGTGCGGAACCGCTGCAGTTGCGGCCGCGTTAGGCGCTGACCCCATACCAGCTTCGTTAGAGAATAAACCACGTTTAATCCCTTGTAATACAGCTGCACCGACTGCTCCGCCTGTAGCTTGTTCCACCCCAAAGGCATTTTTGAAGATAGTCGCAAGCATCGGAATAATTTGATCATAATTCATAATTAAAATAACAAATACTACGCCGATATAAATGATTGCCATAATCGGTACGATGATTGATGACAACGTTGCGATACTGCGCACACCGCCGAAGATAATAATACCTGTTAAAATAGCTAACACAATACCTGTAATAACAGGACTGATATGATATTGCGTATTTAAAGATTCAGCAATTGTATTTGCTTGTACAGTATTAAAGACGAAGGCAAAGGTTACAGTAATCAGTATGGCAAAGACTACACCTAACCATTTTTGGTTAAGACCTTTAGTAATATAGTACGCAGGTCCACCACGATAACCGCCATCTTTATCCGGCACTTTGTAAACTTGTGCAAGTACTGCTTCTACAAAGGCACTGGCTGCACCGATTGATGCAATAATCCACATCCAAAAAACTGCACCAGGGCCACCAAGAACAATTGCGGTTGCGACACCTGCAATGTTTCCTGTTCCTACACGAGAACCTGCACTGATTGCAAAAGCTTGGAAAGGAGAAATACCTTTTTCACCATTATCCAAGGTTTCAGGTTTTTCAACTAAGGCACGCAACATCTCTCTGAAAGATGTAAATTGGATAAACTTAGAACTGATTGTAAAGAAAATCCCAGCAGTTAATAATAAGCCGATCAAGTATTGTGACCAAATTAAATCATTTCCAACACTGATAAAAGCTTTAAACCAGCCAGGGATTAAACTATC
Above is a genomic segment from Staphylococcus piscifermentans containing:
- the glcT gene encoding glucose PTS transporter transcription antiterminator GlcT — encoded protein: MSNYVIEKTLNNNVIICTDEDHHEVVLIGRGIGFNKKRGMKLSDSAMIDKVYKLEQKKEQDHYKALVEIADDKVLQTIIEAMDIITHADHSVADEDLMVALTDHIIFAYKRIQQQQFIKNPFLIETKQLYSESYAIAERVIEHLNRLLDIDFPEDEIGFIALHIASSKDDLSLHEVRLTNEIINKSVLIMEHDLKCRIDTASIQYQRFIRHIQFLIRRLQKGEVIQVKDEFGNMLKAHYPLCYNIAVKIIKMMQQHLDVDVYEAELIYLTLHIYHFTQQNEENMHV
- a CDS encoding alanine/glycine:cation symporter family protein, with amino-acid sequence MKDFDSLIPGWFKAFISVGNDLIWSQYLIGLLLTAGIFFTISSKFIQFTSFREMLRALVEKPETLDNGEKGISPFQAFAISAGSRVGTGNIAGVATAIVLGGPGAVFWMWIIASIGAASAFVEAVLAQVYKVPDKDGGYRGGPAYYITKGLNQKWLGVVFAILITVTFAFVFNTVQANTIAESLNTQYHISPVITGIVLAILTGIIIFGGVRSIATLSSIIVPIMAIIYIGVVFVILIMNYDQIIPMLATIFKNAFGVEQATGGAVGAAVLQGIKRGLFSNEAGMGSAPNAAATAAVPHPVKQGLLQSLGVFFDTILVCTSTAIVILLYGGLKFGDNAPQGVAVTQSALNEHLGSAGGIFLTVAITLFAFSSVIGNYYYGQSNIEFLSYNKTVLFIFRCLVVVLVFFGAVIKTETVWSTADVFMGLMAIVNLIAIIGLSNIALAVMKDYFKQRKEGKKPIFKPENLEINLFGIECWGDPAKQLTRK